The following proteins are co-located in the Polystyrenella longa genome:
- a CDS encoding RNA recognition motif domain-containing protein encodes MSLNLYVGNLPYKTNSDDLKDAFSEYGEVIRAAVIMDRETGRSRGYGFVEMETGGKEAIEAMDGFDMDGRSLKVNEARPRQPRAH; translated from the coding sequence ATGAGTTTGAATTTGTATGTAGGTAATCTGCCCTACAAGACGAATAGTGACGACTTGAAAGACGCTTTTTCCGAGTACGGCGAAGTGATTCGAGCCGCTGTCATTATGGACCGCGAAACCGGTCGCAGCCGTGGTTACGGTTTCGTCGAAATGGAAACTGGAGGCAAAGAAGCCATCGAAGCAATGGACGGATTCGATATGGACGGTCGAAGTCTTAAAGTCAATGAAGCCCGTCCCCGCCAACCTCGCGCCCATTGA